In one Phyllostomus discolor isolate MPI-MPIP mPhyDis1 chromosome 8, mPhyDis1.pri.v3, whole genome shotgun sequence genomic region, the following are encoded:
- the MFAP4 gene encoding microfibril-associated glycoprotein 4 isoform X2, which yields MKVLLALPLLLLLLSIPHCTPQVSGIRGDALEKSCLQQPLDCDDIYAQGYQADGVYLIYPLGPSVPVPVFCDMTTEGGKWTVFQKRFNGSVSFFRGWNDYKLGFGRADGEYWLGLQNLHLLTLKQKYELRVDLEDFENNTAYAKYIDFSISPNAISAEEDGYTLYVAGFEDGGAGDSLSYHSGQKFSTFDRDQDLVVQNCAALSSGAFWFRSCHFANLNGFYLGGSHLSYANGINWAQWKGFYYSLKRTEMKIRRA from the exons ATGAAG GTCCTCCTGGCCCTgccgctgctcctgctgctcctctccATTCCCCACTGCACCCCACAGGTCTCCGGAATCCGGGGTGATG CTCTAGAGAAGTCTTGCCTTCAGCAGCCCCTGGACTGTGACGACATCTACGCCCAGGGCTACCAGGCGGACGGCGTGTACCTCATCTACCCTCTGGGCCCCAGCGTACCCGTGCCTGTCTTCTGTGACATGACCACCGAGGGCGGGAAGTGGACG GTTTTCCAGAAGAGATTCAATGGCTCAGTGAGTTTCTTCCGGGGCTGGAATGACTACAAGCTAGGCTTTGGCCGTGCAGATGGAGAGTACTGGCTGG ggctgcagaACCTGCACCTCCTGACACTGAAGCAGAAGTATGAACTGCGAGTGGACCTGGAGGACTTTGAGAACAATACAGCCTACGCCAAGTACATTGACTTCTCCATCTCACCCAACGCGATCAGTGCTGAAGAGGATGGCTACACCCTCTACGTGGCAGGCTTTGAGGACGGCGGGGCAG GTGACTCCCTGTCTTACCACAGTGGCCAGAAGTTCTCCACCTTTGACCGGGACCAGGACCTCGTTGTGCAGAACTGTGCTGCCCTCTCCTCAGGAGCCTTCTGGTTCCGAAGCTGCCACTTCGCCAACCTCAACGGCTTCTACCTGGGTGGCAGCCACCTCTCCTATGCCAATGGCATCAACTGGGCCCAGTGGAAGGGCTTCTACTACTCCCTCAAGCGCACTGAGATGAAAATACGCCGGGCCTGA
- the MFAP4 gene encoding microfibril-associated glycoprotein 4 isoform X1 yields MDCAEVTLFSCHQVLLALPLLLLLLSIPHCTPQVSGIRGDALEKSCLQQPLDCDDIYAQGYQADGVYLIYPLGPSVPVPVFCDMTTEGGKWTVFQKRFNGSVSFFRGWNDYKLGFGRADGEYWLGLQNLHLLTLKQKYELRVDLEDFENNTAYAKYIDFSISPNAISAEEDGYTLYVAGFEDGGAGDSLSYHSGQKFSTFDRDQDLVVQNCAALSSGAFWFRSCHFANLNGFYLGGSHLSYANGINWAQWKGFYYSLKRTEMKIRRA; encoded by the exons ATGGACTGTGCTGAGGTGACCCTGTTTTCCTGTCACCAGGTCCTCCTGGCCCTgccgctgctcctgctgctcctctccATTCCCCACTGCACCCCACAGGTCTCCGGAATCCGGGGTGATG CTCTAGAGAAGTCTTGCCTTCAGCAGCCCCTGGACTGTGACGACATCTACGCCCAGGGCTACCAGGCGGACGGCGTGTACCTCATCTACCCTCTGGGCCCCAGCGTACCCGTGCCTGTCTTCTGTGACATGACCACCGAGGGCGGGAAGTGGACG GTTTTCCAGAAGAGATTCAATGGCTCAGTGAGTTTCTTCCGGGGCTGGAATGACTACAAGCTAGGCTTTGGCCGTGCAGATGGAGAGTACTGGCTGG ggctgcagaACCTGCACCTCCTGACACTGAAGCAGAAGTATGAACTGCGAGTGGACCTGGAGGACTTTGAGAACAATACAGCCTACGCCAAGTACATTGACTTCTCCATCTCACCCAACGCGATCAGTGCTGAAGAGGATGGCTACACCCTCTACGTGGCAGGCTTTGAGGACGGCGGGGCAG GTGACTCCCTGTCTTACCACAGTGGCCAGAAGTTCTCCACCTTTGACCGGGACCAGGACCTCGTTGTGCAGAACTGTGCTGCCCTCTCCTCAGGAGCCTTCTGGTTCCGAAGCTGCCACTTCGCCAACCTCAACGGCTTCTACCTGGGTGGCAGCCACCTCTCCTATGCCAATGGCATCAACTGGGCCCAGTGGAAGGGCTTCTACTACTCCCTCAAGCGCACTGAGATGAAAATACGCCGGGCCTGA